In one window of Aquamicrobium sp. DNA:
- a CDS encoding ABC transporter substrate-binding protein translates to MSRKTHLDGASRNFAMGAALALAIIGGASVPAAFAQEQLRLGALPSATGPGASIGAALTAGVELAVSEINDAGGVLGRKIEIVRGDTQSNPTTAASEARRLIEREGIEILIGPLISQEAVPAVEVATAGKVVQITNAGTTALTPEVGPYHFSFGTSAATAAKVIVDYIVDELKVESIGLLADDGGQSRSAVAEVKKNLEARGIQLAVEQEYRFRADDLSPQVLSLRRADPEVVIFFTSTVDDGVKFLGTTAQVGWQPKIVGAAAVSVYAPAIARSVPAEAFENVYSVAYKGLTYCSSDAEGTSAYADFSNKLKAFAPDVYEKISVSLASEYYDSVKLLMAGVEATGETGGEALAKWVESDGSKVPLIHGAISPSSESHFLFGPNELAIVHRPNDIRADGLMKRAGC, encoded by the coding sequence ATGTCTAGGAAAACCCATCTTGACGGCGCTTCCCGCAATTTTGCGATGGGCGCCGCCCTTGCGCTTGCCATCATCGGCGGCGCCAGCGTTCCTGCGGCGTTCGCGCAGGAGCAGCTACGCCTCGGCGCCCTCCCGTCCGCGACGGGGCCGGGCGCGTCCATCGGCGCGGCGCTGACCGCCGGCGTCGAGCTCGCGGTCTCCGAGATCAACGATGCCGGCGGCGTCCTCGGCCGCAAGATCGAGATCGTGCGCGGCGACACGCAGTCGAACCCGACCACCGCCGCCAGCGAGGCGCGCCGGCTGATCGAGCGCGAGGGGATCGAGATCCTCATCGGCCCGCTGATCAGCCAGGAGGCGGTGCCCGCGGTCGAGGTGGCGACGGCCGGCAAGGTCGTGCAGATCACCAATGCCGGCACCACGGCGCTGACGCCCGAGGTCGGCCCCTACCACTTCTCCTTCGGGACCAGCGCCGCGACCGCGGCCAAGGTCATCGTCGACTACATCGTCGACGAGCTGAAGGTGGAATCGATCGGCCTCCTGGCCGACGATGGCGGCCAGTCGCGCTCGGCGGTCGCCGAGGTGAAGAAGAACCTCGAGGCGCGAGGCATCCAGCTCGCGGTCGAGCAGGAATACCGCTTCCGCGCCGACGACCTCTCGCCGCAGGTGCTATCGCTGCGGCGCGCCGATCCCGAGGTGGTGATCTTCTTCACCAGCACGGTGGACGACGGCGTCAAGTTCCTCGGAACGACGGCGCAGGTGGGCTGGCAGCCCAAGATCGTCGGCGCGGCCGCGGTCTCGGTCTATGCCCCGGCCATCGCGCGCTCGGTTCCCGCCGAAGCCTTCGAGAACGTCTACAGCGTGGCCTACAAGGGGCTGACCTATTGCTCGTCGGACGCCGAGGGCACCAGCGCCTATGCCGATTTCTCCAACAAGCTGAAGGCCTTCGCGCCGGACGTCTACGAGAAGATCTCGGTCAGCCTCGCCAGCGAGTACTACGATTCCGTCAAGCTGCTGATGGCCGGCGTCGAGGCCACGGGCGAGACCGGCGGCGAGGCGCTGGCGAAGTGGGTGGAAAGCGACGGCTCCAAGGTGCCGCTGATCCACGGCGCGATCTCGCCGAGCAGCGAGAGCCATTTCCTCTTCGGCCCGAACGAGCTTGCGATCGTCCATCGGCCGAACGATATTCGCGCCGACGGCTTGATGAAGCGCGCGGGCTGCTAG
- a CDS encoding branched-chain amino acid ABC transporter permease — MIDELAFIAMRGLGLGAIFALIAISLNVIYRATHVLNFAQGGMLVLGGLVGVQFSQAGYFGAWWLVGLVVAALALAVVMAVQGAITLYPLRHSTEQQSWLITTLSVSIIIGALLLLTLGPWSAEYGGPVPSFQFLGMYTQLPYLVMPCLAVAWFVALRIYFSRFLGGLALSALSQDLEAAAAAGLKVRRLQILSFAISGLVVGSAGYAAAPIISITPEAGLRYVISGFVVAVVGGMGNMTGAIVAGPIIGIISMVATYQFGGQYQGYVSLIILTLMLLVRPSGLFGAHMARRF, encoded by the coding sequence GTGATCGACGAGCTTGCTTTCATCGCCATGCGGGGGCTTGGCCTCGGCGCGATATTCGCGCTGATCGCCATCAGCCTCAACGTGATCTACCGCGCGACGCACGTCCTCAACTTCGCGCAGGGCGGGATGCTCGTGCTGGGCGGGCTCGTCGGCGTACAGTTCTCGCAGGCCGGATATTTCGGGGCGTGGTGGCTGGTCGGGCTAGTGGTTGCGGCGCTGGCGCTCGCCGTGGTCATGGCGGTGCAGGGCGCGATCACGCTCTATCCCCTGCGTCATTCGACCGAGCAGCAATCGTGGCTGATCACGACGCTCTCCGTCTCCATCATCATCGGCGCGCTGCTTCTCCTGACGCTCGGCCCGTGGTCGGCCGAGTATGGCGGCCCGGTGCCGTCGTTCCAGTTCCTTGGGATGTACACGCAGCTTCCCTATCTCGTCATGCCGTGCCTCGCGGTGGCGTGGTTCGTGGCGCTGCGCATCTATTTCAGCCGCTTTCTCGGAGGGCTGGCCCTCAGCGCCCTGTCGCAGGACCTCGAGGCGGCGGCCGCCGCCGGCCTGAAGGTGCGCCGGTTGCAGATCCTCTCCTTCGCCATCAGCGGGCTCGTCGTCGGCAGTGCGGGCTATGCCGCCGCCCCGATCATCTCGATCACGCCGGAGGCGGGGCTGCGCTACGTCATCTCGGGCTTCGTCGTCGCGGTCGTCGGCGGCATGGGCAACATGACCGGCGCCATCGTCGCCGGGCCGATCATCGGCATCATCTCCATGGTGGCGACCTACCAGTTCGGCGGGCAATACCAGGGATACGTCTCCCTGATCATCCTTACGCTGATGCTCCTCGTGCGGCCGAGCGGCCTGTTCGGCGCGCATATGGCGCGGCGTTTCTGA
- a CDS encoding branched-chain amino acid ABC transporter ATP-binding protein/permease — protein sequence MRSTRKSETIQLVAAIACILATGLLPDMLGSGYWSYSFQFVNILIAVAVAQNFLLQDANQVSFGQGAIFGAGAYAAAMALSLYGLPWIVAFLCATAAGALAGLIYALPALRVQGYYLGFVTLSAGMVFPELLFTFDSYTNGINGISTPAGAWKQPLFAGLTPLSLACALAACAAVAGHLLLRRSPAGRLVRVAGASPESAQTLGLRPGLIRSIVFCGTCAATGAAGALYPPIVGFVSPAAFHLELSVLIFLSVIVGGRGQVFGPLAGIYLLYLLPNVLLVDLIDYRLLAYGTLALLVMLVLPDGIVGSFDRGLRRRAGAQELDFGLATLPLPAGSPRAGEVAISIRDASKSFGAVRAIENVSVEVPAGRIVGLVGANGSGKTSLINAITGFSRLDKGTISVFGRPIAGKSPSMIARMGIGRTFQTPRIFDTLSAYENVSVGAEARGIGTGGDASLEQLRAQLAGADIDIIPHGQRRSIEVLRVLQTGAEIILLDEPAAGLSHAEREGLQTLLLRLRDEAGRTIVIVEHDLNLVWRVADEVVVMESGRVIASGAPAEVARNPQVSKLFVSVSHA from the coding sequence ATGCGCTCGACACGAAAATCGGAGACCATCCAGCTTGTCGCCGCGATCGCGTGCATCCTTGCCACGGGTCTGCTGCCGGACATGCTGGGCAGCGGCTACTGGAGCTACAGCTTCCAGTTCGTCAACATCCTCATCGCCGTCGCCGTCGCGCAGAACTTCCTGTTGCAGGACGCCAACCAGGTTTCCTTCGGACAGGGCGCGATCTTCGGCGCCGGCGCCTATGCGGCGGCCATGGCGCTGTCGCTCTACGGGCTGCCGTGGATCGTCGCCTTCCTCTGCGCCACGGCCGCGGGCGCGCTGGCGGGGCTGATCTACGCGCTGCCGGCGCTGCGGGTTCAGGGCTACTATCTCGGCTTCGTCACGTTGAGCGCGGGGATGGTGTTTCCCGAGCTCCTGTTCACCTTCGACAGCTACACCAACGGCATCAACGGCATCTCGACGCCGGCCGGCGCATGGAAGCAGCCGCTCTTCGCCGGGCTGACGCCGCTGTCGCTGGCCTGCGCGCTCGCGGCCTGCGCTGCCGTCGCCGGCCATCTCCTGCTGCGCCGTTCCCCGGCCGGCCGCCTCGTGCGCGTCGCCGGCGCGAGCCCGGAATCGGCGCAGACGCTGGGCCTGAGGCCGGGCCTGATCCGCAGCATCGTCTTCTGCGGCACCTGCGCGGCGACGGGCGCGGCGGGGGCGCTCTACCCGCCGATCGTCGGCTTCGTCAGCCCGGCGGCGTTTCATCTCGAGCTGTCGGTCCTGATCTTCCTTTCGGTCATCGTCGGCGGGCGCGGGCAGGTGTTCGGACCGCTGGCCGGCATCTATCTGCTCTACCTTTTGCCCAACGTGCTGCTGGTCGACCTGATCGACTACCGCCTGCTCGCCTACGGCACCCTGGCGCTGCTGGTCATGCTCGTCCTGCCGGACGGCATCGTCGGCTCCTTCGACCGCGGGCTGCGCCGCAGGGCAGGGGCGCAGGAGCTCGATTTCGGCCTGGCGACGCTGCCGCTTCCCGCCGGCTCCCCGCGCGCCGGCGAGGTCGCGATCTCCATCCGAGACGCCAGCAAGTCGTTCGGCGCGGTGCGGGCGATCGAGAATGTCAGCGTCGAGGTTCCGGCCGGGCGCATCGTCGGGCTGGTCGGCGCCAACGGCTCCGGCAAGACCTCGCTCATCAACGCCATCACCGGCTTCAGCCGGCTGGACAAGGGCACGATCTCGGTCTTCGGCCGGCCGATCGCCGGCAAGAGTCCGTCGATGATCGCCCGGATGGGGATCGGCAGGACGTTCCAGACCCCGCGCATCTTCGACACGCTGTCCGCCTACGAGAACGTCTCGGTCGGCGCGGAGGCCCGCGGCATCGGCACCGGCGGCGACGCCTCGCTGGAGCAGCTGCGCGCGCAGCTGGCCGGCGCCGACATCGACATCATCCCGCACGGCCAGCGGCGGTCGATCGAGGTGCTGCGCGTGTTGCAGACCGGGGCCGAGATCATCCTGCTGGACGAGCCGGCGGCGGGCCTGTCGCATGCGGAGCGCGAAGGGCTCCAGACCCTGCTGCTGCGGCTCAGGGACGAGGCGGGGCGCACCATCGTCATCGTCGAGCACGACCTCAACCTTGTCTGGCGCGTGGCCGACGAGGTGGTGGTGATGGAGAGCGGGCGCGTCATCGCCAGCGGTGCGCCGGCGGAGGTCGCCCGCAACCCGCAAGTCAGCAAGCTGTTCGTGAGCGTGTCCCATGCTTGA
- a CDS encoding ABC transporter ATP-binding protein: protein MLEVVGLHSGYNRVPVLRDVGLAVSPGEILLVAGENGAGKSTLLRTIGGFIRPTAGRVVLSGRDIAGMKPERIAAAGLRLVLDGHRVFPEISVWDNLRLGAAIRADRAGFDAQVARVFEVFPILGERRRHMARDLSGGQQQMLALGQAFMAQPKVLLCDEPSLGLAQALLPPIMEFLRSWAASGAAVVIVEQHIDIALPYADRAVVLDRGEVKLACAASELKERLGAGREQ from the coding sequence ATGCTTGAGGTCGTCGGCCTGCATTCCGGCTACAACCGCGTCCCGGTCCTGCGGGACGTCGGGCTCGCCGTCTCGCCGGGCGAGATCCTGCTGGTCGCCGGCGAGAACGGCGCCGGCAAGTCGACCCTGCTGCGGACCATCGGCGGCTTCATCCGGCCGACGGCCGGCAGGGTGGTGCTTTCGGGCCGCGACATCGCCGGCATGAAGCCGGAACGGATCGCGGCGGCGGGGCTGCGCCTCGTCCTCGACGGGCACCGGGTGTTTCCCGAGATCAGCGTCTGGGACAATCTGCGCCTCGGCGCGGCGATCAGGGCCGACCGGGCGGGGTTCGATGCGCAGGTCGCCCGCGTCTTCGAGGTGTTCCCGATCCTCGGGGAGCGGCGCCGGCACATGGCGCGTGACCTGTCGGGCGGCCAGCAGCAGATGCTGGCGCTCGGCCAGGCGTTCATGGCGCAGCCGAAGGTGCTCCTGTGCGACGAGCCGTCGCTCGGGCTGGCGCAGGCGCTCCTGCCGCCGATCATGGAATTCCTGCGCAGCTGGGCCGCATCGGGCGCCGCCGTGGTCATCGTCGAGCAGCACATCGACATCGCGCTGCCCTATGCAGACCGCGCGGTGGTCCTCGACCGGGGCGAGGTGAAGCTCGCCTGCGCGGCGTCCGAGCTGAAGGAACGGCTGGGCGCTGGCCGCGAGCAATAG
- a CDS encoding SDR family NAD(P)-dependent oxidoreductase, with protein MTWLEGKTIVMTGAGRGIGAATARLAASYGAHVVVNDRDAAEAEAVARAIGEAGGTAVSHPGDITDWAAARELVMRAVAEWGRLDGLFNNAGLFRMARIEELDEASVRAHLEVNVLGSFACAVHAARQMLAQGKGGAILNVSSGAQMGLPAMSAYGASKGAMASATYAWATELREAGIRVNALSPMAATRMMDEAERYLGAPVSSVPAEFNAPVACYLLSDAASGVTGQVVRIEGRVLSLAVHPGIALPTLEGEWDFETVADAFRTDLGRRQFPSGTVGMTVEIGGNASRTWD; from the coding sequence ATGACCTGGCTTGAGGGAAAGACGATCGTCATGACCGGGGCGGGACGTGGTATCGGCGCCGCCACCGCGCGTCTCGCCGCGTCGTACGGCGCGCACGTCGTGGTCAACGACCGCGACGCCGCCGAGGCCGAAGCGGTCGCAAGGGCGATAGGCGAGGCCGGCGGGACCGCCGTCTCCCATCCCGGCGACATCACCGACTGGGCGGCTGCGCGCGAGCTGGTGATGCGGGCGGTGGCCGAGTGGGGCCGGCTGGACGGCCTGTTCAACAATGCCGGCCTGTTCCGCATGGCGCGGATCGAGGAGCTCGACGAGGCGTCGGTGCGCGCCCATCTCGAGGTGAACGTCCTCGGCTCCTTCGCCTGCGCCGTCCATGCGGCGCGGCAGATGCTCGCCCAGGGCAAGGGCGGGGCGATCCTCAACGTCTCGTCGGGCGCGCAGATGGGCCTGCCGGCCATGAGCGCCTATGGCGCGTCGAAGGGCGCGATGGCCTCCGCCACCTATGCCTGGGCGACGGAGCTGCGCGAGGCCGGCATCCGGGTGAACGCGCTGTCGCCGATGGCGGCGACGCGGATGATGGACGAAGCCGAGCGCTATCTCGGCGCGCCCGTGTCCAGCGTTCCGGCCGAGTTCAACGCCCCGGTCGCCTGCTATCTGCTGTCGGATGCCGCGAGCGGCGTCACCGGGCAGGTGGTGCGGATCGAGGGCCGCGTCCTTTCGCTCGCCGTCCATCCCGGCATCGCATTGCCGACGCTTGAAGGCGAATGGGATTTCGAGACGGTCGCGGACGCGTTCCGGACGGATCTCGGGCGCAGGCAGTTCCCCTCGGGCACGGTCGGCATGACGGTCGAGATCGGTGGAAACGCGTCGCGGACCTGGGACTGA
- a CDS encoding methyl-accepting chemotaxis protein: MRITDISINRRLWTAVLLPLAAMGYLAATQIGGMWTSYRHMQQIVVVSESVGLVGDAVHLLQVERGLSAGYLGASGAAARADLERARANADAALEKVGGVSRSEAVLGDDALARQVRSLEAKLALLAEARSAIDRRAFTTAQSFTAYTDTIGSMVGLARDLSMKGVESKIASRIVAYNQLMQAKEIAGQERATGAGFIGSERVDPARLVDFAQMGGAQAALLDNFVSLHEPENRPAMEAGLAVPVLEEIEATRNEIIVGGAGATLPGLDGGRWFAATSERIDAMKEIENRTLEQIATLAAADAADALSDLKVIAALCIVGGLMMIALSSLMTMTIVRPLDRLVEAMRALAAGALEEREIGGGRKDEIGDMARAVEVFRLAAIRNAELEEEAEAARRQAEAERLETQRRAAAEAEARLSEATGTLAASLRRLAAGDLLCEIGETFAPQFEALRHDFNASVGQLRDTLLGVEQAVGTVNGGAGEISSASDELSRRTEQQAASLEQTAAALEQITANVTATSQRSAEAREVTRAAHGKAEHSGDVVRDAVAAMERIEGASRQITRIIGVIDEIAFQTNLLALNAGVEAARAGEAGRGFAVVAQEVRELALRSATAAREIKSLIENAEVAVTEGVRLVSDTGRGLAQIVDLVMEVNAQMEEIATAAREQSTGLYEVNTAVNHMDQATQQNAAMVEQLSAAGEGLAQESASLTQVLARFRLRSADDAGQDYAEPQRLSA, encoded by the coding sequence ATGCGTATCACCGACATTTCCATCAATCGGCGCCTGTGGACCGCCGTGCTGCTGCCGCTTGCCGCGATGGGATACCTCGCCGCCACCCAGATCGGCGGCATGTGGACCTCGTACCGGCACATGCAGCAGATCGTCGTGGTCAGCGAGAGCGTCGGGCTGGTCGGCGACGCGGTCCACCTGCTTCAGGTGGAGCGGGGGCTGAGCGCGGGATATCTCGGCGCGTCCGGCGCGGCCGCGCGGGCGGACCTCGAGCGGGCGCGCGCCAACGCGGACGCTGCGCTGGAAAAGGTCGGCGGCGTTTCGCGGTCGGAAGCGGTTCTCGGCGACGACGCGCTTGCGCGGCAGGTCCGCAGCCTCGAGGCGAAGCTCGCGCTGCTTGCCGAGGCGCGCAGCGCCATCGACAGGCGAGCCTTCACCACGGCGCAGTCCTTCACCGCCTACACCGACACGATCGGCAGCATGGTCGGGCTCGCGCGCGACCTGTCGATGAAGGGCGTGGAATCGAAGATCGCCTCGCGGATCGTCGCCTACAACCAGCTGATGCAGGCCAAGGAGATCGCCGGGCAGGAGCGGGCGACCGGCGCCGGCTTCATCGGCTCGGAGCGGGTCGACCCCGCCCGCCTCGTCGACTTCGCCCAGATGGGCGGCGCGCAGGCGGCGCTGCTCGACAATTTCGTTTCGCTGCATGAGCCGGAGAACCGCCCCGCCATGGAGGCCGGCCTCGCCGTGCCCGTGCTGGAGGAGATCGAGGCGACGCGCAACGAGATCATCGTCGGCGGCGCCGGCGCGACGCTGCCCGGGCTCGACGGCGGCCGGTGGTTCGCGGCGACGAGCGAGCGCATCGACGCCATGAAGGAGATCGAGAACCGGACCCTCGAACAGATCGCGACGCTTGCGGCGGCCGATGCGGCCGACGCGCTCTCCGATCTCAAGGTCATCGCCGCGCTGTGCATCGTCGGCGGCCTGATGATGATCGCGCTTTCCAGCCTCATGACGATGACCATCGTCAGGCCGCTGGACCGGCTGGTCGAGGCGATGCGCGCGCTCGCGGCCGGGGCGCTCGAAGAACGGGAGATCGGCGGCGGCCGCAAGGACGAGATCGGCGACATGGCGCGCGCCGTCGAGGTGTTCCGCCTCGCCGCGATCCGCAACGCCGAGCTGGAGGAGGAAGCCGAGGCGGCGCGCCGGCAGGCCGAGGCGGAGCGGCTGGAAACCCAGCGCCGGGCGGCGGCCGAGGCGGAAGCGCGGCTGAGCGAAGCGACGGGGACGCTGGCGGCAAGCCTGCGCCGGCTCGCGGCCGGCGACCTGCTGTGCGAGATCGGCGAGACGTTCGCGCCGCAGTTCGAGGCGCTGCGGCACGATTTCAACGCTTCGGTCGGCCAGCTGCGCGACACTCTGCTCGGCGTCGAGCAGGCGGTCGGCACCGTCAATGGCGGCGCGGGCGAGATCTCCTCGGCGTCGGACGAATTGTCGCGGCGCACCGAGCAGCAGGCCGCGTCGCTGGAGCAGACGGCCGCGGCGCTGGAACAGATCACCGCCAATGTGACGGCGACGTCGCAGCGCTCGGCCGAGGCGCGCGAGGTGACGCGCGCGGCGCACGGCAAGGCCGAGCATTCCGGCGACGTCGTGCGCGACGCGGTGGCGGCCATGGAGCGGATCGAGGGCGCGTCGCGCCAGATCACCCGGATCATCGGCGTCATCGACGAGATCGCCTTCCAGACCAATCTGCTCGCGCTCAATGCCGGGGTCGAGGCGGCGCGCGCCGGCGAGGCGGGCAGGGGCTTCGCCGTGGTGGCGCAGGAGGTGCGCGAGCTCGCGCTGCGCTCGGCGACGGCCGCGCGCGAGATCAAGTCGCTGATCGAGAACGCCGAGGTCGCCGTGACCGAGGGCGTGCGGCTGGTTTCCGACACCGGGCGTGGCCTTGCGCAGATCGTCGATCTGGTGATGGAGGTGAACGCGCAGATGGAGGAGATCGCCACCGCCGCGCGCGAGCAGTCGACCGGGCTTTACGAGGTCAACACCGCCGTCAACCACATGGATCAGGCGACGCAGCAGAACGCGGCGATGGTCGAGCAGCTGAGCGCGGCCGGCGAGGGGCTGGCGCAGGAAAGCGCCTCGCTGACGCAGGTTCTGGCGAGATTCAGGCTGAGGTCGGCGGACGATGCGGGGCAGGACTATGCGGAGCCGCAACGCCTGAGCGCGTGA
- a CDS encoding response regulator → MQNSTNDNADGSALDFGLVLVVGSSPVNRVVVSRIGERAGFRVVSTTPDQAGTALSDPLPILVVLDGGADNGECDPFIDALDRLRRPVSGRRAPLVILLSNHRTPDPDRESAVDAIIAKPIMPDTLQPVMQDMIRDLQQLHSG, encoded by the coding sequence ATGCAGAATTCAACGAACGACAATGCAGACGGTTCGGCGCTCGATTTCGGGCTGGTGCTGGTCGTGGGGTCCTCTCCCGTCAACCGGGTCGTCGTGTCCCGCATCGGCGAGCGCGCAGGCTTCCGGGTCGTCTCGACGACGCCGGATCAGGCCGGGACCGCGCTTTCCGACCCGCTGCCGATCCTCGTCGTCCTCGACGGCGGCGCGGACAACGGCGAATGCGACCCGTTTATCGACGCGCTCGACCGCCTGCGCCGCCCGGTCTCGGGCCGCCGCGCGCCGCTGGTGATCCTCCTGTCCAACCACCGCACCCCCGATCCGGACAGGGAAAGCGCCGTCGACGCCATCATCGCCAAGCCGATCATGCCCGACACGCTGCAACCGGTCATGCAGGACATGATCCGCGATCTGCAGCAACTGCATTCCGGCTGA